The stretch of DNA AGCTCATCAACAAGGTCGATGAAAACGGCAAGCCGCTCGACGAGTCCTTTACCCAGGACGACGCCAAGCTCCTGCAACTCATTGGCTCGCAGGTGGCCAAGGCCGTTCACGTCACCCAGCTTCGCACCGAACAGGAGCGCAACGAGCGTCTGGCGACCATCGGCCAGATGATCTCGGGCCTGATGCACGACATGCAGACCCCGATGACCAGCATCGTGGGCTTTGTCGAGCTGATGGGGCTTCCCGACTGCGACGCCAAGGAACGCGAAGAATTCTCCGAGATCGTCAAGAAAGAGGTCGATCGTCTGACCCAGATGATCCGCGCGCACCTGGACTTCGCCAAGGGCAAGACCGACATCCTGCTTAAGAAGATGGGTGTCGGGAAATTCGTCGAGGACATGGTCAATTTCCTCGAAAAGGATTTCAAGGAAAATCACATCGCGATCCGCACCGATCTCGATTACCGCGGCATGATTCGCGTCGACGAGTCGAAGATCCGCCGCGCCTTCTACAACCTTGCGAAGAACGCCAAGGAAGCGATGCCCGATGGCGGCACGCTGACCATCACGACGACCGAGCGCGAGGGCAACGTGCGTTTCCGATTCACCGATACCGGCGGCGGCATTCCCGAGGAAATCCGGCCCAGGCTCTTCGAGAGCTTCGTTACCTTCGGCAAGGAAAACGGCACGGGCCTTGGCCTTGCGCAGGTAAAGAGCGCCGTCGATCAGCACGGCGGGACCATCGAGGTCGACAGCGCCATCGGCAAGGGCACCACCTTCACGATCACCCTTCCCATTGGAGACTAGTGCCGGGGTGATCAAGCCGGATGTCATTCTGAGGGGCGCATCGCGACCCGAAGAATCGCGTCCAAGCCGGCTCCAACCGATTCTTCGCTACGCTCAGAATGACATGAAAAAATTGGGTGTATGATGACTTCCGTGATGGACTTCACCCGAAGCGACCAGCGAAACCTCCTGATCCTTACCCTCGTTGCGGCCGCGTTGCGGCTGGCAATTCCAGGACAATCAGCGCTCTCGTGGGACGAGGCCCAGCGGCTGTTGTGGTCGCTCGATTCTTCGCTCACGCTTCGTGAGGCAGCCATCGGTCACGTGGGTGCGGCCGGGCACGTCATCATGGAGCGCGCGCTCGCCGCAATCACGCGAGAGCCCTGGGTGCTGCGCCTGCAGGCCGGCGTCGCGGGCGTGCTTGCCGTGCCGCTGCTCTACCAGATCTCGCGCCGGCACTTTTCAAAAAACATCTCGCTCATCGCCGCGTGGCTGCTGTGTCTCTCGCCGCTGCATCTGGCCTATTCGCGCCAGGCAGAGGAATATGCCTTTGCCGCTTTCTTCGGCGTGCTCGCGTTGGGTCTTGCGCTTGAGCTCGCACGCACGCGCGAGGTTTCGATCAACCTGCTCTCCATCGCCGCGCTCACCGGCGTGCTGGGTTTTCTGCTGGGCGGCTCGTTCCTGCTGCCGTGGTGGCTGGCACTGGCAACCGGTGTCCTGCTTTTCGGCGGGCGCGAGCTTCCGCCGAAGACCCGCGTCTATCTCGCACTCTCGCAGGTGCCGCTCCTCATTGTGGTGGTCTGGGTGAGCGCGCCGTGGGGAACGCAGCAGGGCGCGTCGAGTTACTTCTCCGAAGTGGTCGGCACCCTGGTTTTCGATTCGATCCGCTTTGCGCCGGCCGGCGTGCTCACAGATCTCATCGCGCAGGTGGGCGTGTGGCTCTGGCAGGGAACGCCGCCGATGCTGCTGGAGCTTGCTTCTTACGCATTGGCCGCGCTCATCATCGCGCTGTGCGTGCTGGGTCACCGGCGTCTTCGCTCCCAGGGCGGAAAGCAGGCGGCGCTTGTTGCCTGGAGCGTCGCGGTCGCGCCGATGCTGCTCTCGCTCGCATTGTGGGCGCGCTTTGGTGAGGTCTCGCTCTTCTCGCGCGCCCTGCTGCCGGTGGTGCCGGGGCTGCTCCTGCTCGTAGCTGCCGGCGTGATGGCCGCGCCCCAGTGGCTGCGGACCATTGCGGCGGGAAGCCTGGGACCGCTCATTCTGGTATCCAGCACGGCGATCCTGTTGGGCAATCACCCCGCGCATCCGCACTACTTCGAGCAGGCGGTCGCGCGCCTGCGCGCGC from Chrysiogenia bacterium encodes:
- a CDS encoding HAMP domain-containing histidine kinase, translated to LINKVDENGKPLDESFTQDDAKLLQLIGSQVAKAVHVTQLRTEQERNERLATIGQMISGLMHDMQTPMTSIVGFVELMGLPDCDAKEREEFSEIVKKEVDRLTQMIRAHLDFAKGKTDILLKKMGVGKFVEDMVNFLEKDFKENHIAIRTDLDYRGMIRVDESKIRRAFYNLAKNAKEAMPDGGTLTITTTEREGNVRFRFTDTGGGIPEEIRPRLFESFVTFGKENGTGLGLAQVKSAVDQHGGTIEVDSAIGKGTTFTITLPIGD
- a CDS encoding glycosyltransferase family 39 protein, translating into MMTSVMDFTRSDQRNLLILTLVAAALRLAIPGQSALSWDEAQRLLWSLDSSLTLREAAIGHVGAAGHVIMERALAAITREPWVLRLQAGVAGVLAVPLLYQISRRHFSKNISLIAAWLLCLSPLHLAYSRQAEEYAFAAFFGVLALGLALELARTREVSINLLSIAALTGVLGFLLGGSFLLPWWLALATGVLLFGGRELPPKTRVYLALSQVPLLIVVVWVSAPWGTQQGASSYFSEVVGTLVFDSIRFAPAGVLTDLIAQVGVWLWQGTPPMLLELASYALAALIIALCVLGHRRLRSQGGKQAALVAWSVAVAPMLLSLALWARFGEVSLFSRALLPVVPGLLLLVAAGVMAAPQWLRTIAAGSLGPLILVSSTAILLGNHPAHPHYFEQAVARLRAQAAKGEELYVHPGEAAGVFAAAAPDAAAHLQAVAQTGSFTLHAGGTLAHALTEQELARWPQWIAARGGCLLSLHPLLRWRDPSGKLAMALHESHGYQDAAIGPPVSISCPAAKATGD